The following are encoded in a window of Roseivirga misakiensis genomic DNA:
- a CDS encoding YfhO family protein yields the protein MRKISFQKDVLPHLVAIAVFLALTLFFFKPAFFDGQSLYQGDIEQWKASATEILDYRDSTGEEGLWTNSIFGGMPAYMISVEWGNQLIKFAHAVYTLGLPHPARILFASMLSFYIMLLCFKVRPYLAIMGAIAFGCSSYNFIGFTAGHNARISAISFMPLIMGAIHLCFTKNKWLGGSLTALALAMQLRVNHIQMTYYLVFVIAIYGIIQLVYHYREGEIKHFLQRSAILIVAAILAVGTYFGEIYATYEYGGYSNRGKSELTQQTDLEKNEDGLSKSYAFAYSNGIWDPITLFIPNALGGSASLSPDSNIADGLRQQGANEAQVRQQLQGLNGLMYWGKESPTTYYAGAIMVFLFVVGLIFVERKYVIWLIGIAVLGIILSYGRNMESLNFFFFDYLPGYNKFRSVTFTMVLPIFAISLLGMLGLEKLLSTKLDQAAKKKLLIALGSTAGLALLLTVFAGVFSFRGVNDNPQWPAWLKDSIIPDRKNAFRADTFRSFIFIALFAGVYYLHSLQKLSKNIAFTLFILIAGLDVVLLGSRFIDSNRFQTNSIQNDQPLPGDQYISQNKSLGDRVIDLGPGIFYDARASRFNHSINGYHGARIRRFQELLDADLQNERIQMRQDYQGGNLNFGNYETVNMLNGRFVMANPSSPQGIVMNPEANGAAWFIESVSLVNSPDEELAQTQMIDTKRTAVIDQSKFEGIQTSYSNNGIIDLVDYHPGYWKYESNNSANGMAVFSEIHYPVGFEVTIDGKPAKMLRANYILRALEIPAGQHTIEFNFSPKIYKTGTIVMQIFSILVLLLFFASIYRSLKA from the coding sequence ATGAGAAAGATCAGTTTTCAAAAAGACGTACTTCCCCACCTCGTTGCCATTGCTGTATTCTTGGCATTAACACTGTTCTTTTTCAAACCTGCTTTTTTTGATGGACAAAGTCTCTATCAAGGCGACATTGAACAATGGAAGGCTAGTGCCACTGAAATATTAGATTACAGAGACAGTACGGGTGAAGAAGGGCTCTGGACAAATTCCATTTTCGGTGGTATGCCGGCCTATATGATCAGTGTGGAGTGGGGCAACCAGCTGATAAAATTCGCTCATGCAGTTTATACATTAGGATTACCACATCCAGCGCGGATCCTTTTCGCATCGATGCTCAGCTTTTACATAATGCTGTTATGCTTTAAAGTTAGACCATATTTAGCCATCATGGGTGCAATTGCCTTTGGCTGTTCTTCATATAACTTTATTGGCTTCACCGCAGGGCATAATGCGAGGATATCAGCCATTTCCTTCATGCCATTGATAATGGGAGCCATTCATCTCTGTTTTACCAAAAACAAATGGCTAGGAGGAAGCCTAACAGCGCTGGCCTTGGCCATGCAGCTAAGAGTAAATCATATTCAAATGACTTACTATTTAGTATTTGTCATAGCGATTTATGGCATCATTCAATTAGTCTATCACTATCGAGAAGGGGAAATCAAACACTTTTTGCAGCGTAGTGCTATACTCATCGTTGCCGCTATTCTAGCCGTTGGAACCTACTTTGGGGAAATTTATGCGACATATGAATATGGTGGATACTCGAACCGTGGCAAGTCTGAATTAACACAACAGACTGACCTAGAGAAGAACGAAGATGGGCTATCCAAATCCTATGCTTTTGCTTATAGTAACGGCATTTGGGACCCAATAACATTATTCATACCCAATGCCTTAGGAGGCAGCGCTAGTCTAAGCCCTGACTCGAATATTGCTGATGGCCTAAGACAACAAGGTGCTAATGAGGCTCAAGTTCGACAACAACTCCAAGGCCTAAACGGCTTGATGTACTGGGGAAAAGAAAGTCCAACAACTTATTATGCTGGTGCCATCATGGTTTTTCTCTTTGTTGTGGGATTAATCTTTGTTGAAAGAAAGTACGTTATCTGGCTAATAGGCATCGCTGTTCTAGGTATTATTTTAAGCTACGGCAGGAACATGGAAAGTCTAAACTTTTTCTTTTTCGACTATTTGCCAGGGTACAATAAATTTAGATCGGTGACATTTACCATGGTTTTACCAATTTTCGCCATTTCCTTACTGGGAATGCTAGGCTTGGAAAAACTGCTAAGCACGAAACTCGATCAAGCAGCGAAGAAAAAACTATTGATCGCATTAGGCAGTACTGCGGGGCTTGCACTTTTACTCACCGTTTTTGCAGGTGTTTTCAGCTTTAGAGGAGTAAATGACAACCCGCAATGGCCAGCTTGGCTGAAGGATTCCATTATTCCAGATCGTAAAAATGCCTTTAGAGCCGATACTTTTAGGAGTTTTATATTCATTGCCCTTTTTGCAGGAGTTTACTACTTACATTCGCTTCAAAAACTATCCAAAAACATCGCATTTACACTTTTTATCTTAATCGCTGGACTAGACGTAGTCTTACTTGGAAGTAGGTTTATAGATAGTAATAGATTTCAAACCAATTCGATTCAAAACGATCAACCCCTACCTGGAGATCAATATATTAGTCAAAATAAGTCTCTAGGTGATCGTGTAATTGATCTCGGGCCAGGTATTTTTTATGACGCTAGAGCCTCTCGTTTTAACCACTCCATTAATGGCTATCATGGAGCTCGTATTCGAAGGTTTCAGGAATTGTTAGATGCCGATTTACAAAACGAGCGTATTCAAATGCGGCAAGATTATCAGGGTGGCAACTTAAACTTCGGCAATTACGAAACAGTCAATATGCTTAATGGACGCTTTGTCATGGCAAATCCTTCTAGCCCTCAAGGCATAGTAATGAATCCTGAAGCCAATGGCGCCGCGTGGTTTATCGAAAGTGTGTCATTAGTCAATTCACCGGATGAGGAACTGGCCCAAACTCAAATGATCGACACCAAACGTACGGCTGTGATTGATCAGTCCAAATTTGAGGGAATCCAAACCAGTTACAGCAACAATGGCATTATCGATTTAGTCGACTATCATCCGGGTTACTGGAAGTATGAATCGAATAATTCTGCGAACGGAATGGCCGTTTTCTCGGAGATTCACTATCCCGTTGGCTTTGAAGTAACTATTGACGGTAAACCAGCCAAAATGCTAAGGGCTAATTACATTCTAAGAGCCTTAGAGATCCCAGCTGGTCAGCATACTATAGAATTTAACTTTAGCCCTAAGATTTACAAAACAGGCACTATAGTCATGCAAATTTTCTCAATCTTGGTACTACTACTATTTTTTGCCTCCATTTATCGATCACTCAAAGCCTAG
- a CDS encoding AAA family ATPase, which yields MAKLILIFGVSRSGKSSLAKQLSKDLSNCFLIHLDEWIVPEHQLPKIKDRIDWEKPETIDWLRINDLIMQGIKSHNYVIIEGIFALSIRQLAEKADFTIQLELEKEEFFTRRNQETRWGKEPKWFIEHVWQSHLKYSNPHNIKPSITIKGIYTHQYTDLTRKIGSAGQ from the coding sequence ATGGCTAAACTTATTCTTATTTTTGGTGTAAGCCGATCGGGTAAGTCCTCCTTGGCAAAGCAGTTAAGCAAAGATTTATCGAATTGTTTTTTAATTCATCTTGATGAGTGGATCGTACCTGAGCATCAACTGCCAAAGATTAAAGATCGGATTGACTGGGAAAAGCCTGAAACCATTGACTGGTTAAGAATCAATGACTTAATTATGCAGGGTATTAAAAGCCATAACTACGTAATAATTGAAGGTATTTTCGCGCTATCGATAAGACAGCTTGCAGAAAAAGCAGATTTCACGATCCAATTAGAACTTGAAAAAGAGGAATTCTTTACCAGAAGAAACCAAGAGACTCGTTGGGGTAAAGAACCAAAATGGTTTATCGAGCACGTTTGGCAAAGTCATTTGAAGTACAGCAATCCACATAACATAAAGCCCTCGATTACAATCAAAGGCATTTACACCCACCAATACACAGATCTTACTAGAAAAATAGGCTCCGCTGGCCAGTAA
- a CDS encoding pyruvate dehydrogenase complex E1 component subunit beta, with protein MRVIQFREALREAMSEEMRRDEKIFLMGEEVAEYNGAYKVSQGMLDEFGAERVIDTPIAELGFAGIGVGAAMNGLRPIIEFMTFNFSLVAIDQVINSAAKMMSMSGGQFQVPIVFRGPTGNAGMLSSQHSQNFENWFANTPGLKVVVPSNPYDAKGLLKSSIRDNDPVIFMESELMYSDKGEVPEGEYLLPIGQAHIVKEGTDVTLLSFGKMMKIVDEAASELAKNGVNAEVIDLRSVRPIDYKTIIESVKKTNRLVIVEEAWPLASISTDIAFNVQKDAFDYLDAPVKRVNSLDLPLPYAPTLIEAILPNVKRTIEAVDAVMYR; from the coding sequence ATGAGAGTTATACAGTTCAGAGAAGCGCTAAGAGAAGCGATGTCAGAAGAGATGAGAAGAGATGAAAAAATCTTTCTCATGGGTGAAGAAGTTGCGGAATACAATGGTGCCTATAAGGTTAGCCAAGGTATGCTTGATGAATTTGGAGCCGAACGCGTTATAGATACACCCATAGCTGAATTAGGCTTTGCAGGAATTGGCGTTGGCGCAGCAATGAATGGTTTAAGGCCAATCATTGAATTTATGACTTTCAACTTCTCCTTGGTAGCCATAGATCAGGTGATTAACTCAGCTGCAAAAATGATGTCGATGTCTGGTGGTCAATTCCAGGTACCGATCGTATTTAGAGGACCTACTGGAAACGCTGGAATGTTAAGTTCTCAGCACTCACAGAACTTTGAGAATTGGTTTGCTAATACACCAGGTCTGAAAGTCGTGGTTCCGTCAAACCCATATGACGCAAAAGGTCTATTAAAATCTTCAATCAGAGATAACGACCCGGTTATTTTTATGGAGTCAGAATTGATGTATTCTGACAAAGGAGAAGTTCCTGAGGGCGAATACCTATTACCTATCGGACAAGCACACATTGTGAAAGAAGGTACAGACGTTACGCTACTTTCTTTCGGTAAAATGATGAAGATTGTTGATGAGGCTGCAAGCGAGCTAGCCAAGAATGGTGTAAACGCCGAGGTTATTGATTTACGTTCAGTAAGACCAATAGACTACAAAACAATTATTGAATCAGTGAAGAAAACAAACAGGCTTGTTATCGTAGAGGAAGCTTGGCCACTGGCTTCAATCTCCACTGATATCGCCTTTAATGTACAGAAAGACGCATTTGACTATTTAGACGCTCCAGTTAAGCGTGTAAACAGCTTAGACTTGCCACTACCGTATGCTCCTACCCTAATTGAGGCCATTTTACCAAATGTGAAAAGGACAATTGAAGCAGTAGACGCCGTGATGTACAGATAA
- a CDS encoding tetratricopeptide repeat protein: MKTQTAKSIFPVLLIGILSFSGCALSQMKKAAKNQELTVTPTPLEVHADTVRFEMSANLPLKMLKPKKVYQLNSFYRYGTNERALKKIEFKATDYPNSDTEQPKVTESFVFPYRKGMERGNVEIQGRAINPKSGNYLETDRLAIAEGLITTSKLVQPSYYASYANHGYNDQEELIPTNVEFFFDQGKSVFRATEQSSDRGAKFAAFIAEKNVTRTVTIIGSHSPEGKETINSELAQERAAAIEAWYREQMDKYDYQGLASNIRFIIKPVVQDWSGLKAMLASYDGISSSQKSEWNSIINGSGSFEQKEKELQKLSTYKQVFKEVYPMLRTAKTEVLTVKPKKSKAEIASMALNSPNSLSVEELAYAAANNPSLEEKKSIYEAAAKKNDTWIIHNNLGAVTMEMAMSASGRSQRNMLTTATNHFNISNQKNANAEAQANLGMVLAMQGNLWGAHAALTKAAGMNPGNDVRQGVNGAKGAVEIMVGRYDLAIASLNRASSRSVDQFNKGLVQLLRKDFRNAQSTLESVISKDRGYVLAHYAAAIAAARQDNENKLIEHLRNAVNADASLKTKALTDLEFRAYSGTDVFINLMK, translated from the coding sequence CAGGAACTGACGGTTACACCTACGCCTTTGGAAGTTCACGCTGATACAGTGCGTTTTGAAATGTCAGCCAACCTTCCACTTAAAATGCTGAAGCCAAAGAAAGTTTATCAATTGAATTCTTTCTACAGATATGGAACTAACGAAAGAGCTTTGAAAAAAATTGAATTCAAAGCAACTGACTATCCTAACTCTGATACTGAGCAACCAAAAGTGACTGAATCTTTCGTATTCCCTTACAGAAAAGGTATGGAAAGAGGAAATGTTGAGATTCAAGGACGTGCCATCAATCCAAAATCAGGCAACTATTTGGAAACCGACAGACTTGCGATTGCAGAAGGCCTAATTACTACATCAAAATTAGTTCAGCCTTCATACTACGCTTCTTATGCTAACCATGGATACAACGATCAAGAGGAATTAATCCCTACGAACGTTGAATTTTTCTTCGATCAAGGAAAGTCTGTTTTCAGAGCTACTGAGCAATCAAGTGATAGAGGAGCAAAATTTGCTGCTTTCATTGCTGAGAAAAACGTAACAAGAACGGTTACTATCATCGGTTCTCACTCACCAGAAGGAAAAGAAACTATCAACTCTGAACTAGCGCAAGAAAGAGCAGCGGCTATTGAGGCATGGTACAGAGAGCAAATGGACAAATATGACTACCAAGGATTGGCTAGTAATATTAGGTTCATCATCAAGCCAGTTGTACAGGATTGGAGTGGTTTAAAAGCAATGCTTGCAAGTTATGATGGCATCTCATCAAGCCAAAAATCAGAATGGAATAGCATTATCAATGGATCAGGTTCATTTGAGCAAAAAGAAAAAGAGCTTCAAAAATTAAGTACTTACAAGCAAGTATTTAAAGAAGTTTATCCAATGCTTAGAACGGCTAAAACTGAAGTTTTAACTGTTAAGCCTAAGAAATCTAAAGCAGAGATCGCTTCTATGGCATTGAATTCTCCAAACAGCTTATCTGTTGAAGAATTAGCATATGCAGCGGCAAACAATCCGTCTTTAGAAGAGAAAAAGTCTATCTACGAAGCTGCGGCTAAAAAGAATGACACTTGGATTATCCATAACAACTTGGGTGCTGTTACTATGGAAATGGCAATGAGTGCGAGCGGCAGATCACAAAGAAACATGTTGACAACTGCAACAAATCACTTCAACATTTCTAACCAAAAGAATGCTAATGCAGAAGCACAAGCAAACTTAGGAATGGTGTTAGCTATGCAGGGCAACCTTTGGGGAGCACACGCTGCATTGACTAAAGCGGCGGGTATGAACCCTGGCAATGATGTAAGACAAGGTGTGAATGGTGCCAAAGGTGCTGTTGAAATAATGGTTGGTCGTTATGACTTGGCTATTGCATCACTTAACCGCGCATCGTCAAGATCTGTTGATCAATTCAACAAAGGACTTGTACAGTTATTAAGAAAAGATTTTAGAAATGCTCAGTCTACGCTAGAAAGTGTAATCTCTAAAGACAGAGGTTATGTATTAGCACACTACGCTGCTGCAATTGCCGCTGCTAGACAAGACAATGAGAACAAGTTAATCGAGCACTTAAGAAATGCTGTTAATGCCGACGCTTCATTGAAGACTAAAGCCTTGACTGACCTTGAGTTCAGAGCTTATTCTGGCACAGATGTATTCATCAATTTGATGAAATAA
- the ffh gene encoding signal recognition particle protein, with amino-acid sequence MFENLSGKLDRAFKTLKGQGKITEINVATTVKEIRRALIDADVNYKVAKDVTDRIKAEALGRDVLISVSPGQLLTKIVSEELTQMMGGSKVDMDVKGDPAVILISGLQGSGKTTFSGKLARMLKSQGRQVMLTACDIYRPAAIDQLKVLGEQIEVDVYAEPENKNAIEIANNAIKHAKANGKKIVIVDTAGRLAVDEVMMQEIEALKEAVNPSETLFVVDSMTGQDAVNTAKTFNERLDFDGVVLTKLDGDSRGGAALSIRTVVEKPIKYISTGEKMEAIDVFHPDRMANRILGMGDVVSLVEKAQQSFDEEEAKKLNKKIRQNKFDFDDFLSQLEQIKKMGNLKDLMGMIPGMGKALKGIDIDDDSFKPIEAIIKSMTKDERANPEILNGSRRKRIATGSGTSIQQVNNLMKQFADMRKMMKAMNKMGGKRAMSGLANMAGGRR; translated from the coding sequence ATGTTCGAGAATTTAAGTGGAAAGTTAGATAGAGCCTTTAAGACTTTAAAAGGACAGGGTAAGATCACCGAAATTAATGTGGCTACCACCGTCAAGGAGATAAGAAGAGCTTTAATTGACGCCGATGTAAACTACAAGGTTGCAAAAGATGTAACAGATCGGATTAAGGCAGAGGCCCTAGGTCGAGACGTTCTCATATCTGTATCGCCGGGCCAATTACTGACAAAAATTGTAAGCGAGGAGCTTACCCAGATGATGGGAGGCTCAAAAGTTGACATGGACGTTAAAGGCGATCCTGCCGTTATCCTTATTTCAGGTTTACAGGGTTCTGGTAAAACAACTTTCTCTGGGAAACTCGCTAGAATGTTGAAATCACAAGGCCGTCAGGTAATGTTGACTGCTTGTGATATCTATCGTCCTGCCGCTATCGATCAATTGAAAGTATTGGGTGAGCAAATCGAGGTTGATGTCTACGCCGAGCCTGAGAACAAAAATGCGATTGAGATTGCGAATAATGCCATTAAGCATGCCAAGGCAAATGGTAAGAAAATAGTCATCGTGGATACCGCGGGTCGTTTGGCTGTGGACGAGGTCATGATGCAAGAAATAGAGGCACTAAAAGAGGCGGTAAATCCATCTGAAACACTTTTTGTGGTGGACTCTATGACGGGTCAAGATGCAGTAAATACTGCGAAGACTTTCAATGAGCGTTTAGACTTTGACGGTGTTGTACTTACCAAGTTAGATGGTGATTCTAGGGGTGGAGCTGCATTATCAATTAGAACGGTCGTTGAGAAGCCGATTAAGTATATATCTACTGGTGAGAAAATGGAGGCTATCGATGTCTTCCATCCAGATCGTATGGCCAACCGAATTCTCGGTATGGGTGATGTGGTTTCTTTGGTAGAAAAAGCTCAGCAGTCTTTTGACGAGGAGGAAGCTAAAAAGTTGAACAAGAAAATTCGTCAGAATAAGTTCGATTTCGATGATTTCTTGTCTCAGTTAGAGCAAATCAAAAAGATGGGTAACCTAAAAGACTTGATGGGAATGATTCCTGGTATGGGGAAAGCCCTAAAGGGAATCGATATTGATGATGATTCTTTCAAACCGATCGAGGCCATTATTAAATCAATGACTAAAGACGAGCGTGCAAATCCTGAGATTCTTAATGGTAGTAGAAGAAAAAGAATCGCCACAGGATCAGGAACTTCGATTCAGCAAGTAAATAACCTGATGAAACAGTTCGCCGACATGAGAAAAATGATGAAGGCTATGAATAAAATGGGCGGTAAACGCGCCATGTCAGGTTTGGCTAACATGGCTGGAGGAAGGCGTTAA